AAATATTTATCTATGTATTGGTATTTCAAATCCATTTTGTTATTATTTGTTAGTAAAACCGGCGTCTAATTTTCTTTTTAATTCATTCAGTTGTGATGAAATTCTTCCATCCGCATTTCCAATTTCACTTTCGATAAAACATCCGCCTAATTCTATTCTGTCATCCTTTTCAAATTTAATTTTAGAGAATGAATCTTTCATTTGAAATGATTTACCATCAACCACAATTGATTCATAGTCTTTTGGATGCAAGCGCACAATAATTTCATTTGCACCTAATACTTTTCTAAGCGATTCATCAAGTACATCTTTAAATATTGACTCACGTTCAATTTCTCTTTTAAGAATTGAGCCCGCTACTACAAATCCAACTTCCATTACTAACTGCTCAAATTGTAAATTCATTTCCACTGATTTATCATTTAAATCAGATATCAGATTATTAAGCTCGGAATATTTTTTTAACAACCTTTCATTAAACTCACGTTCACTTTTTTCTCTTGCAGCTGCCTGCCCCTCTTCAAAACCTTTTGTGTACTGGTTATGCAACGCAAGTTGAATATTATCTTTTTCCTGTTCTTGGCTTGATTGAAAAGTAACAGCGGCCTCCGAATAAGCAGAAATATTTGTAGGTCTCTTGCTAATTTTAATTACATCAGACATAAACTTCCTCTTTGCCGCCTTGCAAGTTCAAGGAAATTTCCCCTGTTTCTTCAAGACTTTTTACAACATCAATGATTTTTGCTTGTGCTATTTCAACTTCTTTTAATTTTACCATGCCCATAAACTGTAACTCTTCTTTAAGAAGATCCGCTGCACGTTCAGACATATTTGCAAAGATTTTATCTTTAAGTTTTTCGTCAGTTACTTTTAGTGATAATGCAAGATCTTTTCGATCAACTTCTTTAAGAATTTTTTGAATGTCTTTATCCTGAATGTTTATAATATCTTCAAACAAGAACATCAATCTTTTAATCTCAAGCGCTACTTCACTATCGCGCCCATCCATTTTATCTAGAATATCTTTACTCATAGATACATTCAATCGATTAAGAATTGTTGCAAGCGTTTTTGTTCCACCGACTTTACTTACAGATTGACTCATTGTAGAGCCAGCCATTTCATCAACAACACGCTCAATTTGTTTTAATGTGTGTGGTGAAACTTTTCCAAGCGTTGCAATTCTGTAAGCAACATCGGATCTAAAAGGTTCAGGCAATTCCTTTAGTGCTTCCGCTGTTTGATCCGGACTTAAATGACAAAGTATTAATGCAATTGTCTGTGGGTGTTCTTTACTTAAAAAATTTACAAGCTGAGTAGATTCAGCTTTTTTAAGAACATCAAAACCTTTTAAAGTAGTAAGAGTTCTTACTCGTTCAATTATTTCAACGGCCTTGGAAGGTCCAAATGATTTTTCTAAAACAGCTTGAGCATATTCCAATCCGCCTTCAAGTACATACTCGCGCGCGGTAACCATATCGTAAAAATCCTGCATCACCCTATCAACAGTTGTTGAGGGAATATTTTTTACTCGTGATATTTCTGCCGAAATTTTTTCGACCTGTTCAGGATCAAGATATTTAAAAACTGTTGACGCAGTTTCAATATTCAAGGCTATCAAAAGTAAGGCTGCTTTTTGGACACCCGCTATTTCTGAAAGTTGAACTGTTTCTTGCTTTATTGGATTATTCATCTTCGTGTAACCATGCGTTTATAAGTTTTGCAGCTTCAGTAGGATTTTTTGTAACATAATTACTAATTTTTTCCTGTCTGTTTTTCTTATTAATTGCTTCATCAGAAATTTCATCTTCAATGTCGCCAACAGGTAAAAGCTCTTTCTTTTTCCGCATATCGTTTAATACTTGTGGCACTTTATTACTGCCTTTCATGCTTGATGGCATCGCTGGCTGTAGTGCATATTCCTGATTTACATTACCAACAAAAATTTGTTCGTTTTTAAGTTTGGACATTATTCCACGCAGCAAAAAGATTGCACCAGCTATTGCAATAATTACAAGCAGCAAATTTGAAATTCCATCAGCGTCCTCAAACCAGGTTGTATTTTGTTCAACAAATTCAGTTGCTGGAGTAGTTTGAAATGGAAGGTTTACAATTGATATCTGATCATTTCTATCTTCATCTAGACCAACAGCGTTTTTAATCAACTCTTCCAATTTTTTTATTTGATCAGGGGAACGAGGTACAAAAACTGTTTCAGTAACATCTCCTTTTTTAACTTCTTTTGGTATATCATTTATAACTGCGGCAATACTTAAACGCGTAATGTTGCCGCTGCCCTGTACAACTCGTTCAATAGTTTTTCCAATTTCATAATTCGTTGTACTGCTTTGATTATTTTGTGCTGTTGTATCACTAACGCTTTTACCTGCATTGTTTGAAACCATTGTCTGTTCACTTACAACTACTTGCTGATCAGGATCATAAGTTTCCATTGTTTTTTCAACCTGATCAAAATTCAAATCAGCATTAACCTGAACCATTGAATTTCCAAAACCAAGAATATTATCCAAAAGTGTCTGTGCTTTTTGAACTAAATAACTTTCAACGGAGTTTTTAATTTCGTACTGCTTATTGCTGGAAAATGAAATTGAGCTTTCACTATCTTCTTTCCACAGAAGCTTGCCTTTGGTATCGATAAGTGTAATGGCGTTTGTTGATAAGCCTTCAACGGCACTTGCTACCAGATTTACAATCGACATTGAACTTGAACGTTGTAAAACAACGTTGTCTTTTAATTTTAAAACAATTGAAGCTGTAGGCTGTTTTTGCTCATCACGAAAAATTGTTCTTTCAGGAAAAACTATATGAACTCTTACACCATCAATCCCCGTAATACCAAGAATTGTTCTTGCAAGTTCACCTTCAAGAGATCTTTTATAATTAAGCTTCTGCATAAATTCAGACATACCCATCGTACTTTTATCAAACAAT
Above is a genomic segment from Ignavibacteriales bacterium containing:
- the fliG gene encoding flagellar motor switch protein FliG, yielding MNNPIKQETVQLSEIAGVQKAALLLIALNIETASTVFKYLDPEQVEKISAEISRVKNIPSTTVDRVMQDFYDMVTAREYVLEGGLEYAQAVLEKSFGPSKAVEIIERVRTLTTLKGFDVLKKAESTQLVNFLSKEHPQTIALILCHLSPDQTAEALKELPEPFRSDVAYRIATLGKVSPHTLKQIERVVDEMAGSTMSQSVSKVGGTKTLATILNRLNVSMSKDILDKMDGRDSEVALEIKRLMFLFEDIINIQDKDIQKILKEVDRKDLALSLKVTDEKLKDKIFANMSERAADLLKEELQFMGMVKLKEVEIAQAKIIDVVKSLEETGEISLNLQGGKEEVYV
- the fliF gene encoding flagellar M-ring protein FliF, with protein sequence MSKKPTDAVMSLLNQLSLQQKVLIGGSAVLTTILLIVLLTFLNEPTYSPLYSDLTSDDASKVIEFLNTQKVPYKIEDNGKTIQVPKDKLYETRLNLAGKGIPTSGTIGYELFDKSTMGMSEFMQKLNYKRSLEGELARTILGITGIDGVRVHIVFPERTIFRDEQKQPTASIVLKLKDNVVLQRSSSMSIVNLVASAVEGLSTNAITLIDTKGKLLWKEDSESSISFSSNKQYEIKNSVESYLVQKAQTLLDNILGFGNSMVQVNADLNFDQVEKTMETYDPDQQVVVSEQTMVSNNAGKSVSDTTAQNNQSSTTNYEIGKTIERVVQGSGNITRLSIAAVINDIPKEVKKGDVTETVFVPRSPDQIKKLEELIKNAVGLDEDRNDQISIVNLPFQTTPATEFVEQNTTWFEDADGISNLLLVIIAIAGAIFLLRGIMSKLKNEQIFVGNVNQEYALQPAMPSSMKGSNKVPQVLNDMRKKKELLPVGDIEDEISDEAINKKNRQEKISNYVTKNPTEAAKLINAWLHEDE